A window of Rhododendron vialii isolate Sample 1 chromosome 11a, ASM3025357v1 contains these coding sequences:
- the LOC131306928 gene encoding uncharacterized protein LOC131306928: MDRNCFMRLCNLIETVGGLSHSRSVCLEEKVAMLLYTIAHYHKNRVVKHHFFRSGQTVSRHFNDVLQVVIRLQGQLLVNPEPITQACTDDRWKSFQNCLGALDGTYIDVRVSPSVRPRYRNRKGELAINVLSVCNTDMNIIYVLSGWEGSAADSRILHDAITRTNGLKIPTGSYYLVDAGYTNAEGFLAPYRGKRYHLKEWDGPAPQDHEEYFNMKHAQARNVIERTFGLLKIRWAILRSYSFFPIRTQSRIVTACCLVHNHIRKEMSVDPHEHELDNLEEEDNDDDYIDTVETSGMEKPTKYRKKGGKAKEGGNAEENIVDATRRSWNQREDDALLNAMKEMVVKGERIENSFKSGYLRKVEGMLLVALPGTSIRAGPHISSKLKVWKKNYYSVKAMRGSSGFGWNDSTHMIEVVDDKIWEDYCKTDSNAQGLRFKSFPYYDDWCMIFGNDRATGEMAESAADMVENLDEAANEGGGNSTTVNNTDKSPEEHSKKKAKVSENILAGMNNFADKLGIYFERSDAKIEMLGGRMGYAHDLSKKRGEVNDALRKLPITVESRVVVGMAITQDAQKVDHFFSLDDEEKMVMVKKLGGEEVV, encoded by the exons ATGGATAGGAATTGCTTTATGCGTCTGTGTAACCTAATTGAAACAGTTGGAGGGTTGTCCCATTCAAGGTCAGTTTGTTTGGAGGAGAAAGTTGCGATGCTTTTGTACACCATAGCGCACTACCATAAGAATAGAGTTGTTAAGCACCACTTCTTCCGGTCAGGTCAAACTGTTAGTAGGCATTTCAATGATGTTCTTCAGGTTGTCATACGCCTGCAAGGTCAACTACTCGTCAACCCTGAGCCTATAACTCAAGCATGCACAGATGATAGGTGGAAAAGTTTTCAG AATTGTTTGGGGGCATTAGATGGCACATACATTGATGTTCGAGTTAGTCCATCTGTCAGACCAAGGTATAGGAATCGAAAAGGAGAGTTGGCTATAAATGTGTTGAGTGTTTGTAACACAGATATGAACATAATCTATGTCTTATCTGGTTGGGAAGGATCAGCAGCAGACTCTAGAATCTTGCACGATGCTATTACTAGGACTAATGGGCTAAAAATTCCCACCg GTTCGTATTACCTTGTTGACGCTGGCTACACAAATGCAGAAGGATTCTTAGCTCCATACAGAGGAAAGCGTTACCATTTGAAAGAATGGGATGGTCCAGCTCCTCAGGACCATGAGGAGTACTTTAATATGAAGCATGCCCAAGCCCGTAACGTCATTGAGAGGACTTTTGGTTTGTTAAAAATTCGATGGGCTATTCTTAGGAGTTACTCATTCTTCCCCATTAGAACGCAGTCTCGTATTGTTACGGCATGTTGTCTAGTCCATAATCACATTAGAAAAGAGATGAGTGTTGACCCACATGAACATGAACTTGATAATCTCGAAGAGGAAGATAATGATGATGACTACATTGATACAGTCGAGACATCAG GGATGGAGAAGCCTACTAAGTATCGTAAGAAGGGAGGGAAGGCAAAGGAAGGAGGGAATGCTGAAGAAAACATTGTTGATGCAACTAGGCGTTCATGGAATCAAAGGGAGGACGATGCACTTCTTAATGCAATGAAGGAAATGGTTGTCAAAGGTGAAAGAATTGAAAATTCTTTCAAATCTGGATACTTGAGGAAAGTTGAGGGAATGTTACTTGTTGCTTTGCCTGGCACTAGCATTCGTGCCGGTCCTCATATTTCGTCTAAGTTGaaggtttggaaaaaaaactattacTCTGTCAAGGCTATGCGTGGCTCTAGTGGGTTCGGATGGAATGACTCAACACATATGATAGAAGTAGTAGACGATAAAATTTGGGAGGACTACTGCAAG ACAGACAGTAATGCGCAGGGGCTAAGGTTCAAGTCATTCCCTTACTATGATGATTGGTGCATGATTTTTGGGAATGACAGAGCAACGGGAGAGATGGCTGAGAGTGCAGCAGATATGGTTGAGAACTTAGATGAGGCTGCCAATGAAGGTGGTGGTAATTCAACCACGGTGAACAACACTGACAAGTCACCTGAAGAGCATTCGAAGAAAAAGGCTAAGGTTTCTGAGAACATCTTGGCTGGAATGAATAATTTTGCCGACAAGTTGGGGATATATTTTGAGAGGTCTGATGCTAAGATTGAGATGCTTGGAGGTAGGATGGGTTATGCACATGACCTCTCAAAGAAAAGAGGTGAAGTTAATGACGCACTTAGGAAACTTCCAATCACAGTTGAGTCTAGGGTCGTTGTCGGAATGGCAATCACCCAAGATGCACAAAAGGTTGATCACTTTTTCAGCCTTGATGACGAGGAAAAAATGGTAATGGTGAAGAAGTTGGGTGGTGAAGAAGTTGTGTGA
- the LOC131306655 gene encoding MATH domain and coiled-coil domain-containing protein At3g58410-like, with product MEDKSCHPDPVPNDNGNFEISRSLRNIPPAHYLLRIESFSLLSQMMLDAEVQNYESDVFEASGYKWKLSLYPTGDEESKGEGHISLYLVITETNDLPLGWEVYVNFKLFVFDHIQDKYMTVQDANGKVRRFHAMKTEWGFPQLLPLSTFTEAANGYLIRDTSVFGAKVFVVNSTGRGERLNIMKERSNTHTWKIDKFSSRHEKCFSSDVFTLADRKWKIRLYPKGDSSKKDKFLSLFLELDDPETFPFERKTYANYKLRIRNQYNSNHEECGGSRCFCAPCFSRGSSAFLPLTDLNDASKGFLVHDTLIVEAKVTASSTVKNLS from the exons ATGGAAGATAAATCATGCCATCCTGATCCTGTCCCCAATGACAACGGCAACTTTg AAATATCGAGATCACTCAGAAATATACCACCAGCCCACTACCTTCTGAGGATCGAGTCATTCTCGCTACTTTCCCAGATGATGCTAGATGCTGAAGTGCAGAATTATGAATCCGATGTGTTTGAAGCCAGTGGCTACAAATG GAAACTGTCTCTCTACCCGACTGGTGATGAGGAAAGTAAGGGTGAAGGACATATCTCTCTTTACTTGGTAATCACAGAGACAAATGATTTACCGCTTGGTTGGGAGGTCTACGTGAACTTCAAACTGTTCGTGTTTGACCATATCCAAGACAAGTACATGACTGTTCAAG ATGCCAATGGGAAGGTTAGACGCTTTCATGCGATGAAAACTGAGTGGGGGTTTCCTCAATTACTCCCACTCAGTACTTTCACTGAAGCTGCTAATGGATACCTCATCCGTGATACTAGCGTATTTGGAGCAAAAGTTTTTGTAGTAAACTCCACTGGCAGGGGAGAGCGTCTTAATATAATGAAGGAACGTTCCAACACTCATACTTGGAAGATTGATAAGTTTTCGTCTCGACATGAGAAATGTTTTTCCTCTGATGTCTTCACGCTTGCAGATCGAAAATG GAAGATACGCCTATATCCCAAAGGAGATTCAAGTAAAAAAGACAAGTTCTTGTCCCTCTTTTTAGAGTTAGATGATCCGGAAACCTTTCCTTTCGAACGGAAAACATATGCAAACTACAAGTTACGTATAAGAAACCAATACAATAGCAATCATGAGGAATGTGGAG GTAGCAGGTGTTTTTGTGCTCCATGCTTCAGCCGGGGTAGCTCTGCATTCTTGCCGTTGACTGATCTCAACGATGCTTCTAAGGGTTTCCTTGTACATGACACTTTAATCGTTGAAGCCAAAGTTACTGCCTCATCCACGGTGAAGAACTTGTCGTAA